One Alteromonas sp. KC3 DNA segment encodes these proteins:
- the ggt gene encoding gamma-glutamyltransferase: MVKRINRILRPLFAFLVLSTLIACSHSPQEKSTEAKASTVSTSARQHAVAMPDSYSADAAMQVLQEGGNAIDAAITAQFVLAVTLPEAGNVGGGGFMTIKLEDTTDFLDYREMAPERAHRDMYLDNEGNVKTYELLFGAKASGIPGTVAGMWAAHKKYGTLSWERLLAPAVALAEDGFIVHEKLANNIERYIARTTEKGLVGNFNDYFAKATANSLFKQPELANTLKAIQTKGKDGFYKGEVAKHIVDFMQQNGGLITYDDLLAYKAVWRKPLHLNWQGYELVTAPPPSSGGVAVAQWIGMLEAFSQTHELPAQNSAEYIHIMSEIGKRVFADRAEYMGDPDFIEVPVNALTQPDYIARRALDIQPTSISSTENIKPGLKESEDTTHFSIMDKWGNAVANTTTINLTFGSGVVVTGAGFLLNDEMDDFSAKPGVPNFFGAVGGKANAIEPYKRMLSSMTPTLVTKNDDVVLVTGSPGGTTIISSVTQSLLNALLYDMHAEAAVNAPRFHHQLLPKDTIRMHKGFDEHTQQALTELGYTLDERRFGDVHLIKRTPSGIEAASEKSGRGKSIVMPTTIATLQ, encoded by the coding sequence ATTGTGAAACGGATTAACAGAATTCTAAGGCCACTTTTTGCTTTTTTAGTATTAAGTACCCTTATTGCATGTTCACACTCGCCGCAGGAAAAAAGCACTGAAGCTAAAGCGTCAACAGTATCAACGAGTGCAAGGCAACATGCTGTTGCTATGCCTGACAGTTACAGTGCCGATGCTGCAATGCAAGTTCTGCAAGAAGGGGGGAACGCTATAGATGCTGCAATTACCGCGCAGTTTGTTTTAGCGGTAACCCTACCTGAAGCGGGTAATGTAGGCGGTGGCGGCTTTATGACCATCAAGCTTGAAGACACTACTGACTTTCTAGACTATCGCGAGATGGCGCCAGAACGGGCACATCGGGATATGTATTTAGACAATGAAGGTAACGTTAAGACCTACGAGTTGTTATTTGGTGCCAAAGCATCAGGTATTCCAGGCACCGTAGCAGGCATGTGGGCGGCGCATAAGAAGTACGGTACATTGTCTTGGGAGCGGCTTTTAGCACCTGCAGTGGCACTAGCCGAGGACGGCTTTATTGTTCACGAGAAGCTAGCCAATAATATTGAGCGATACATTGCACGCACCACAGAAAAAGGCTTGGTAGGTAACTTCAACGACTACTTTGCGAAAGCTACTGCCAACTCACTGTTTAAGCAGCCTGAACTTGCCAACACCTTAAAGGCCATTCAAACAAAAGGTAAAGATGGATTTTACAAAGGAGAAGTCGCCAAACACATTGTTGACTTTATGCAGCAAAATGGTGGTCTTATCACTTATGATGACTTACTTGCCTACAAGGCAGTATGGCGCAAACCACTTCATCTAAATTGGCAGGGATATGAACTTGTTACTGCTCCACCTCCTAGCTCAGGCGGTGTCGCTGTTGCTCAATGGATAGGTATGCTTGAGGCATTTAGTCAAACTCATGAATTACCCGCGCAAAACAGCGCCGAGTACATTCATATCATGTCTGAAATTGGCAAACGTGTATTTGCCGATAGAGCCGAATATATGGGAGACCCAGACTTTATTGAGGTTCCGGTGAATGCATTAACTCAACCTGACTACATCGCACGAAGAGCGTTGGACATTCAACCAACAAGCATTTCCTCTACGGAAAATATCAAACCGGGACTAAAAGAAAGCGAAGATACCACTCACTTTTCCATTATGGATAAATGGGGCAATGCAGTGGCGAATACCACCACTATCAATCTTACTTTTGGTAGCGGCGTTGTTGTAACAGGTGCGGGCTTTTTGCTAAATGATGAAATGGACGATTTTAGTGCCAAGCCGGGCGTACCCAATTTCTTCGGTGCGGTAGGAGGGAAAGCGAATGCCATTGAACCATACAAGCGTATGCTATCGTCTATGACGCCCACTTTAGTGACAAAAAATGATGACGTTGTATTGGTAACCGGTTCCCCTGGTGGCACTACCATTATATCGTCGGTTACACAGTCGTTGTTAAATGCATTGCTATACGATATGCACGCAGAAGCCGCCGTGAACGCGCCGCGTTTTCACCACCAGCTCTTACCAAAAGATACTATTCGCATGCACAAGGGGTTTGATGAGCACACTCAACAAGCTTTAACCGAGCTTGGCTATACCCTTGATGAGCGGCGTTTTGGTGATGTACATCTGATAAAGCGCACGCCAAGTGGTATTGAAGCCGCTTCAGAAAAAAGCGGCAGAGGTAAAAGTATCGTGATGCCTACAACAATAGCGACTCTTCAATAG
- a CDS encoding Na+/H+ antiporter NhaC family protein has product MDWMSVIPPLVAIAVVFWKKEVILALALAVLCAETLILVNGDIAGSYMAPINAIERVVDTASSPGNTRVLIFSVLVGALLAFIRDSGGVTATVNYLVNKGVAKSRKQVGGLTMFTGIAVFIESNLSVLTAGIFARGLFDRFGMSRARLAYIIDSTSAPVCILILLNGWGAFILSLLDAYELPASSASILWGSVAFNFYAIFTLLIVAYTISVDKVHGPMREEEHAMTRTEVTQSAEPATKARFMLVPLLVMVLSMVGFMFFTGNGVLSEGSGSKSVLYATALATAVAYALLLLHKRFTHQEAVEIGFKGMGELLPLVTIVLLSLTLGNSLKVLGTGVFVAGIVGEYLPLVLIVPMLFIAGAIMSFTTGTSWGTFAILIPIGVPLIQSLGLPPSLVIGAILGGGIFGDHCSPISDTTAVSSLAAGCDVLTHVKTQFPYALFAGALTLVAYFIASVLMIG; this is encoded by the coding sequence ATGGATTGGATGTCAGTCATCCCCCCACTAGTGGCAATTGCCGTTGTTTTTTGGAAAAAAGAAGTCATCTTGGCCTTGGCACTTGCCGTGCTTTGCGCTGAAACACTCATTTTGGTGAATGGTGATATTGCTGGTAGCTATATGGCACCTATCAATGCGATTGAGCGCGTTGTAGATACTGCATCAAGTCCAGGAAACACCAGAGTGTTAATTTTCTCTGTATTGGTAGGGGCACTACTGGCCTTCATTCGAGATTCTGGCGGTGTAACCGCTACGGTCAACTATTTAGTGAATAAAGGGGTTGCTAAAAGTCGTAAACAAGTTGGCGGTTTAACCATGTTTACCGGCATCGCCGTTTTTATCGAGTCAAATTTAAGCGTGCTTACAGCAGGTATATTTGCGCGGGGTTTATTCGACCGTTTTGGTATGAGTCGGGCGCGATTGGCCTATATCATCGATTCAACGAGCGCCCCGGTATGTATATTGATCCTGCTAAATGGCTGGGGTGCCTTTATATTGAGTTTACTTGATGCCTATGAGCTTCCGGCATCGTCTGCCTCCATTCTATGGGGTAGTGTAGCGTTTAACTTCTATGCCATCTTCACACTGCTCATTGTGGCTTACACCATTTCGGTAGATAAAGTACATGGTCCCATGCGTGAGGAAGAGCACGCCATGACTCGCACTGAAGTAACACAAAGTGCTGAGCCGGCCACCAAAGCTCGCTTTATGTTAGTGCCCCTTCTAGTGATGGTGCTTAGCATGGTGGGCTTTATGTTTTTTACTGGTAACGGGGTGTTGTCGGAAGGCAGCGGCAGTAAATCAGTACTTTACGCCACTGCGTTAGCAACGGCGGTTGCCTATGCTTTACTGCTTCTACATAAGCGGTTTACGCATCAAGAAGCCGTTGAAATAGGTTTTAAGGGAATGGGTGAACTGCTTCCACTGGTAACTATAGTATTACTGTCGCTAACACTAGGTAATAGTTTGAAAGTGTTAGGTACGGGCGTGTTTGTAGCGGGAATTGTGGGTGAATACCTTCCGCTAGTGCTTATTGTCCCTATGCTGTTTATTGCTGGCGCAATTATGAGTTTCACAACGGGAACGTCATGGGGCACGTTTGCAATATTGATCCCAATTGGTGTTCCACTTATTCAAAGTTTGGGGCTCCCCCCTTCGTTGGTAATTGGCGCGATTTTAGGTGGGGGCATATTTGGCGATCACTGCTCGCCGATTTCCGATACCACAGCGGTATCCTCGCTTGCGGCCGGATGCGACGTGCTAACGCACGTTAAAACTCAATTCCCCTATGCACTGTTTGCTGGTGCACTAACACTTGTCGCCTATTTTATTGCTAGCGTATTAATGATTGGGTAG
- a CDS encoding glycoside hydrolase family 3 N-terminal domain-containing protein yields MSPNGVPQNAIPQSKIENTKLSDSELRTVKDRIGQKIILDFRYFCQDNTPSTRCRTPLTEMPPELLDVLSKHNIGGIILFAENIVDAKQLVSLNYSMQKHMLQKGRPPLFIAVDQEGGRVARLPPSVLPPFAGNMAIGATFQKHGTAFAENVAQHIGNALLPLGINTNFAPSVDVNSEPKNPVINVRSFSENPQHVAALGQAFVGAMQQTGVLSAIKHFPGHGDTHVDSHSGLPRVMHDKAKAMAGDIAPFANIINSNAVPAMVMSAHIQYPSLDSSTLVDKHGNQQIVPATLSEKILKQLLRTQLGYNGLIVTDALDMAGISQFFTPEEAMINAFNAGADIALMPYTIRNQNDIRQFSQLIDNVTKALLSNKESRNALNASLNRIAKTKQRFELQQFVLKPMSWWLNEVQENLDKRNASALTRKGEQIKKALSEASVTVLYGHKKLPLNSEKLLALMPDTARCIAFENALFQHFAGNGKALSEIQFACIPLVQLPTASMIKRLVNDTDVVIVGDITPLHANYELGGLDSSHIVKQRAKQSQVHNFAQEIMQHAKSTDKKVVFVPLRMPYIAEQVRPYTDIAIATYSYVINVQDAPSQGNFKGQSVTSEVFDALVRVMMGKIQAQGRTPVTLSAQ; encoded by the coding sequence GTGTCTCCAAACGGGGTGCCTCAGAACGCGATACCCCAAAGTAAGATAGAAAACACTAAGCTTTCAGATAGTGAGCTTCGTACCGTAAAAGACAGGATAGGGCAGAAAATTATTCTCGATTTTCGCTATTTCTGCCAAGACAATACGCCATCAACGCGGTGTCGTACCCCACTAACTGAAATGCCTCCTGAGTTACTCGACGTATTAAGCAAACACAATATTGGTGGCATTATCTTATTCGCTGAGAACATCGTAGACGCTAAACAACTAGTGTCACTGAATTACTCAATGCAAAAGCACATGCTTCAGAAAGGGCGTCCTCCATTGTTTATCGCGGTAGATCAAGAGGGAGGACGAGTGGCGCGTTTGCCACCTTCGGTGTTACCACCATTTGCAGGTAATATGGCAATAGGCGCGACGTTTCAAAAACACGGTACTGCGTTTGCCGAGAATGTCGCACAACATATTGGCAATGCGTTGTTGCCGTTGGGGATCAATACTAATTTTGCGCCATCGGTAGATGTTAACAGTGAACCGAAAAACCCCGTTATTAACGTGCGTAGCTTTTCTGAAAACCCGCAACACGTTGCTGCACTTGGCCAAGCATTTGTAGGTGCTATGCAACAAACCGGTGTACTGAGCGCTATTAAACACTTTCCGGGGCACGGTGATACTCATGTAGACAGTCACAGCGGGCTGCCTAGAGTCATGCATGACAAAGCGAAAGCCATGGCAGGCGATATAGCTCCGTTTGCTAACATCATTAATAGCAATGCGGTACCCGCGATGGTGATGAGTGCGCATATTCAATATCCATCCCTAGATAGCTCAACGCTTGTTGATAAACACGGTAACCAGCAAATTGTGCCAGCAACGCTATCTGAAAAAATCCTCAAGCAGCTATTGCGCACGCAACTTGGTTATAATGGGTTAATCGTGACTGATGCGCTTGATATGGCGGGTATTTCGCAATTCTTCACGCCTGAGGAGGCAATGATCAACGCGTTTAATGCTGGGGCTGATATTGCGTTAATGCCCTACACAATTCGAAATCAAAACGACATCCGTCAGTTTAGCCAGTTAATTGATAACGTCACTAAAGCGTTACTTTCTAATAAAGAAAGCAGAAATGCACTTAACGCATCGCTTAATCGCATTGCTAAAACAAAGCAGCGCTTCGAGCTACAGCAGTTCGTGTTAAAGCCAATGTCTTGGTGGTTAAATGAAGTTCAAGAGAATCTGGATAAACGCAATGCAAGTGCTTTAACACGCAAGGGTGAACAGATAAAGAAAGCGCTTTCTGAGGCGTCGGTTACGGTTCTATACGGCCACAAAAAACTGCCCCTAAACAGTGAAAAGTTACTTGCGCTTATGCCTGATACAGCTCGCTGTATCGCCTTTGAAAATGCGCTTTTCCAGCATTTCGCCGGGAATGGGAAAGCGCTTTCTGAAATTCAATTTGCGTGTATACCTTTAGTTCAGTTACCCACCGCATCAATGATCAAGCGATTAGTAAACGACACTGACGTCGTTATTGTGGGAGATATTACTCCACTTCATGCAAATTATGAGTTGGGTGGGTTAGATAGCTCGCACATTGTCAAGCAGCGAGCCAAGCAATCTCAAGTGCATAATTTTGCGCAAGAAATAATGCAGCACGCAAAAAGTACGGATAAAAAAGTGGTTTTTGTGCCACTACGCATGCCCTATATTGCTGAGCAGGTGCGGCCATATACTGATATTGCGATTGCAACCTATAGCTACGTAATTAATGTACAAGACGCACCTTCGCAGGGAAACTTCAAAGGACAAAGTGTCACAAGTGAAGTATTCGATGCCTTAGTTCGCGTTATGATGGGGAAAATACAAGCACAAGGACGCACACCTGTGACCCTGTCGGCACAGTAA